The Dyella caseinilytica genome has a window encoding:
- a CDS encoding chloride channel protein yields MSAESPKASNPRLRAVLGHEFFAPYQWKRRIALWSGAILVALAAILFAKTSDLAYALFQKILAHGIWIPLILTPAVFGLLSWVTSGKLRASRGSGIPQVIATIHIDDEGFRSRMLALPIAISKMVLTLLALMVGASIGREGPTVHVGAGLMYWLGRRFGFDDPKALSRFILAGGAAGIAAAFNTPLAGVVFAIEELAGTFEHRFSGLLLTAVFVGGVVSLGITGNYAYFGTVQTSLPLGHAWLAVLECGIVCGLLGGLFARLILLSRNGPLAAIGRLRDRYPVWFAAGCGLSLAVLGVLSHNAVYGTGYEQARAFVQDASATPGHSFGFVKLLANVVSYWAGIPGGIFSPALAVGAGLGHNIALLLPHAPEAAVVLLGMSAYLSGVTGAPLTSAVIAMELTNNQDMVIPIMAACLLARAAASIFCPTPVYKDFAERMIQDFERQQAERSKVDDEASSVEQIGPTSTYGEPAAPTEPHSTDEPKP; encoded by the coding sequence ATGTCCGCCGAATCACCCAAAGCCTCCAATCCCCGCCTGCGCGCCGTGCTCGGCCACGAATTTTTCGCCCCCTATCAATGGAAACGCCGCATCGCCTTATGGAGCGGCGCCATATTGGTTGCACTGGCGGCGATCCTGTTCGCCAAGACCAGTGACTTGGCTTATGCGCTGTTCCAAAAAATTCTGGCGCATGGCATCTGGATTCCCCTGATTCTTACGCCGGCGGTGTTCGGCCTGCTGTCCTGGGTCACTTCCGGAAAGCTGCGCGCCTCGCGGGGCAGCGGTATTCCGCAGGTGATCGCCACCATCCATATCGATGATGAGGGATTTCGCTCACGCATGCTGGCCTTGCCGATCGCGATCAGCAAGATGGTGCTGACCCTGCTGGCATTGATGGTGGGTGCATCGATCGGCCGCGAGGGGCCTACCGTGCATGTGGGTGCGGGCTTGATGTATTGGCTGGGGCGCCGTTTTGGTTTTGATGATCCCAAGGCACTCTCGCGCTTCATTCTTGCCGGCGGTGCGGCCGGTATTGCGGCAGCGTTCAATACGCCGCTGGCGGGCGTGGTGTTTGCCATTGAGGAACTGGCCGGTACCTTCGAGCATCGTTTCAGCGGCTTGCTGCTAACCGCGGTGTTCGTAGGCGGCGTCGTGTCGCTGGGCATTACCGGCAATTACGCCTATTTCGGCACCGTGCAGACCAGCCTGCCGCTGGGGCACGCGTGGCTGGCGGTATTGGAGTGCGGGATTGTCTGCGGCCTGCTCGGCGGGCTGTTCGCACGCCTGATCCTGCTGAGCCGCAACGGGCCGCTGGCTGCGATAGGACGGCTGCGCGATCGTTATCCGGTGTGGTTCGCCGCTGGCTGCGGTCTGTCGCTGGCGGTACTCGGCGTGCTGTCGCATAACGCGGTGTACGGCACCGGCTACGAGCAGGCGCGCGCCTTTGTGCAGGATGCCTCGGCAACGCCAGGGCATAGCTTCGGTTTCGTCAAACTGCTGGCCAATGTGGTGTCGTACTGGGCCGGCATTCCCGGCGGCATCTTCTCACCGGCCCTGGCGGTGGGAGCGGGTCTGGGCCACAACATTGCCCTGCTGCTGCCGCACGCGCCCGAGGCGGCAGTGGTGCTGCTGGGCATGAGCGCGTATCTCTCCGGCGTGACCGGTGCACCGCTCACCTCCGCCGTGATCGCGATGGAGCTCACCAACAATCAGGACATGGTGATTCCGATCATGGCGGCTTGCCTGCTGGCGCGCGCGGCTGCCTCGATCTTCTGCCCCACGCCGGTCTACAAGGATTTCGCCGAGCGCATGATCCAGGATTTCGAGCGGCAGCAAGCCGAGCGCTCCAAAGTGGATGACGAGGCGTCAAGCGTGGAGCAGATCGGTCCCACCAGCACCTATGGCGAGCCAGCCGCCCCCACCGAGCCTCACTCGACGGACGAACCCAAGCCATGA
- a CDS encoding alpha/beta fold hydrolase, whose protein sequence is MTTSTTHWIDVDHARLYAEEAGEAGEGDAITMLHGFLVDSGQWDTEFVSLAKTHRVLRYDARGFGRSTIESGRYAHHKDLATVLDARGIRRTALLACSGGAATALDFTLAHPERVSALILVGAGYWGRFADSTPAARAFLQALSTMDANGLIDSSLRAFTDGPCRAPNEVDPAVRKHTEAMTTRLFKRETSYWTRAAQDQQVPQPSALERLHEIDVPVVLIVGSEDQMEVRHLTQELARGMAHARALVMDGAGHHANMEAPAQVLAEIRNVLRLKTQSAA, encoded by the coding sequence ATGACTACGTCAACAACACATTGGATCGATGTCGACCACGCCCGCCTCTACGCCGAAGAAGCCGGAGAAGCCGGAGAAGGCGATGCCATCACCATGCTGCATGGTTTTCTGGTCGACAGCGGTCAATGGGATACCGAATTCGTCTCACTGGCCAAAACACATCGTGTGCTGCGCTACGACGCGCGCGGTTTCGGCCGCTCCACCATTGAGTCCGGCCGTTACGCGCATCACAAAGATCTTGCTACCGTGCTGGACGCCCGTGGCATTCGGCGCACTGCTCTGCTGGCCTGTTCCGGCGGGGCAGCGACGGCGCTGGATTTCACCCTGGCACACCCCGAACGCGTCAGCGCACTGATACTGGTAGGGGCCGGTTACTGGGGACGCTTTGCCGATAGCACGCCGGCTGCCCGCGCGTTCTTGCAAGCATTGAGCACCATGGATGCCAATGGCCTGATCGACAGTTCGTTGCGTGCGTTCACAGATGGGCCGTGTCGCGCTCCGAATGAGGTTGACCCTGCCGTGCGAAAGCACACTGAAGCGATGACCACGCGGCTATTCAAGCGGGAAACCAGTTATTGGACACGCGCTGCGCAGGATCAGCAGGTGCCACAGCCCTCGGCGCTGGAGCGTCTGCACGAGATTGACGTGCCGGTGGTGTTGATAGTCGGCAGCGAGGATCAGATGGAAGTACGCCACTTGACGCAGGAATTGGCCCGGGGCATGGCCCATGCGCGTGCGCTTGTGATGGATGGGGCCGGGCATCACGCCAATATGGAAGCGCCGGCGCAGGTGTTGGCGGAGATACGGAATGTGCTGAGGCTGAAAACCCAAAGCGCCGCGTAA
- a CDS encoding bifunctional GNAT family N-acetyltransferase/carbon-nitrogen hydrolase family protein, whose protein sequence is MARKNENAPKLTLRQAVPADVPALVDLTARVYTPEWGHSAEMLRSQQTHFPEGQFVVEYEGLIVGYCATFRIDESLALAPHTWMQITGGGMASRHNPDGNWLYGMEVVVHPDYRGMRIGQRLYQARKRLCIDLKLRGITFGGRIPGLSRNIQRFGNPEAYVQAVIEGKRRDPTLSFQLTNDFEFIGLLRAYVPTDYESQGYGAHLVWRNPALLNQPDIPAVKSPQHLPDSVRVATVQYLQRRISSFEEFATHVEYFTDIAADYNADFVTFPELITLQLLSIENEELSPVETIRKLSHYTPQVKDLYSRLAVHYNINIVGGSHPTEQPNGDIHNVCYVCLRDGSIHEREKLHPTPSERVVWNITGGDSAATVQTDCGPIGVMICYDSEFPEVARHLTDQGALILFVPFCTDVREGYLRVRYCSQARAIENQCYVVLSGNVGNLPGVNNFDIQYGQSCILTPSDFPFARDGIAADSTPNIETVLFADLRLESLARARNAGAVQNLKDRRYDLYETRWLSKSR, encoded by the coding sequence ATGGCCAGGAAGAACGAAAACGCGCCTAAGCTGACCTTGCGCCAAGCCGTGCCCGCCGATGTGCCGGCTCTGGTCGATCTCACCGCCCGCGTCTACACGCCCGAATGGGGCCATTCGGCGGAAATGCTGCGCTCCCAGCAGACGCATTTCCCGGAGGGCCAGTTCGTGGTGGAGTACGAGGGCCTTATCGTCGGCTACTGTGCCACTTTCCGCATCGACGAGTCGTTGGCGCTGGCGCCGCATACCTGGATGCAGATCACCGGCGGTGGCATGGCCTCGCGCCACAATCCGGATGGCAACTGGCTGTATGGCATGGAAGTGGTGGTGCATCCGGATTACCGCGGCATGCGCATCGGCCAGCGCCTGTATCAGGCGCGCAAGCGCTTGTGCATCGACCTGAAGTTGCGCGGCATCACCTTTGGCGGACGCATTCCGGGGTTGTCGCGGAACATTCAGCGCTTTGGCAACCCGGAAGCCTATGTGCAAGCGGTGATTGAAGGAAAACGCCGCGACCCCACGCTGAGCTTCCAGCTTACCAACGATTTCGAATTTATCGGCCTGCTGCGTGCCTACGTACCCACGGATTATGAGTCGCAGGGTTACGGCGCGCATCTGGTATGGCGCAATCCGGCGCTGCTGAATCAGCCGGATATCCCGGCGGTGAAATCGCCGCAGCACTTGCCCGATTCGGTGCGAGTGGCCACGGTGCAATATCTGCAGCGGCGCATCAGCTCGTTCGAGGAATTTGCCACGCATGTGGAATATTTCACCGACATCGCCGCTGATTACAACGCGGACTTCGTCACTTTCCCCGAATTGATCACACTGCAATTGCTGTCTATCGAGAACGAGGAGCTTTCGCCCGTCGAAACCATCCGCAAGCTCAGCCATTACACGCCGCAGGTGAAGGACCTCTACAGCCGCCTGGCGGTGCACTACAACATCAACATCGTCGGCGGTTCGCATCCGACCGAACAACCGAATGGTGATATCCACAACGTATGTTATGTATGCCTGCGCGATGGGTCTATCCACGAGCGCGAGAAGCTGCATCCCACACCCAGCGAGCGCGTGGTGTGGAACATCACCGGCGGCGACAGCGCCGCGACGGTCCAGACCGATTGCGGCCCGATCGGCGTGATGATCTGCTATGACTCGGAGTTCCCGGAAGTGGCGCGGCACCTGACCGATCAGGGTGCGTTGATCCTGTTCGTGCCGTTCTGCACGGATGTGCGCGAAGGTTATCTGCGCGTGCGCTATTGCTCGCAGGCGCGGGCGATCGAAAATCAGTGCTATGTGGTGCTATCCGGCAATGTCGGCAACCTGCCCGGCGTGAACAATTTCGATATCCAATACGGGCAAAGCTGCATCCTTACGCCCAGCGATTTTCCGTTTGCGCGCGATGGTATTGCGGCGGATTCCACACCCAATATCGAAACTGTGCTGTTTGCCGATCTGCGGTTGGAAAGCCTGGCACGGGCGCGCAATGCGGGGGCCGTGCAGAATCTGAAGGATCGGCGGTATGACCTTTATGAGACGCGGTGGTTGAGCAAGTCGCGATAA
- a CDS encoding formimidoylglutamate deiminase, whose translation MSNTAAVHTFKARQLWQDAAWQADAVFAVDDRGYVTKAAGESPQHLDSWVLPGMPNLHSHAFQRAMAGLAERRGPGDDSFWTWRETMYSFAARIDPETLQAVAAQLYVEMLMAGYTHVCEFHYLHHQPDGTPYAQPEAMSLALIEAAREAGIALTLLPVLYMSGGFDGRPLSQRQRRFGHDVDSYLRLLANLRKLENDQLRVGVALHSLRAIPENAWRSVIDSEALKTGPIHIHIAEQIGEVQDCLATRGARPVEWLFDHASVDKRWCLVHATHLTDAETLQLARSGAIAGLCPTTEANLGDGLFPLAHYLDANGVLGIGSDSHISISPVEELRWLEYGQRLSTRHRNVAARHAGDSVGETLWRAALKGGAQAADLPIGAIREGQRADLVVLDGDSPLLAARDERSAMDSFLFAGNTPLVRHVMAGGQWAVRDFQHRSEAGITSRYKQALKQLSLA comes from the coding sequence ATGAGCAACACCGCAGCAGTCCACACCTTCAAGGCACGGCAACTCTGGCAGGACGCGGCTTGGCAGGCTGACGCCGTTTTCGCCGTCGATGATCGCGGTTACGTTACCAAGGCGGCTGGCGAGTCGCCGCAACACCTCGATAGCTGGGTGCTGCCCGGCATGCCTAATCTCCATTCCCATGCCTTCCAGCGCGCCATGGCCGGTTTGGCCGAGCGGCGCGGTCCTGGCGACGATTCGTTCTGGACCTGGCGCGAAACCATGTACAGCTTCGCCGCCCGCATCGATCCGGAAACCCTGCAGGCCGTTGCCGCCCAGCTCTATGTGGAAATGCTCATGGCCGGCTACACCCATGTATGTGAATTTCACTACCTGCATCATCAGCCCGACGGTACGCCTTACGCACAGCCCGAAGCGATGTCGCTGGCTTTGATCGAAGCGGCGCGCGAGGCTGGCATCGCGCTTACTTTGCTGCCGGTGCTGTATATGAGCGGTGGCTTCGACGGACGCCCGTTATCGCAGCGTCAGCGCCGTTTCGGCCACGATGTGGATAGCTACCTGCGCCTGCTCGCCAACCTGCGCAAACTGGAAAATGACCAGCTGCGCGTGGGCGTTGCTTTACATTCGCTGCGTGCGATTCCTGAAAACGCCTGGCGCAGCGTGATCGATAGCGAGGCGTTAAAGACTGGCCCGATCCATATTCATATCGCCGAACAGATCGGCGAAGTGCAGGACTGCCTTGCAACGCGCGGTGCACGACCGGTGGAATGGTTGTTCGATCATGCGTCAGTGGACAAGCGTTGGTGCCTGGTGCACGCCACGCACCTTACCGACGCGGAAACCTTGCAGCTGGCGCGTAGTGGTGCGATTGCTGGGCTATGTCCTACCACCGAAGCCAATCTCGGTGACGGTCTGTTTCCGTTGGCGCACTATCTGGACGCCAACGGCGTGCTGGGCATCGGCTCGGATTCGCATATCTCGATATCACCCGTGGAAGAGCTGCGCTGGCTGGAATACGGTCAGCGTCTCAGTACGCGCCATCGCAATGTCGCTGCGCGCCATGCCGGGGATAGCGTAGGTGAAACGCTTTGGCGTGCAGCACTCAAGGGCGGCGCACAAGCAGCAGATTTGCCGATCGGTGCGATTCGCGAAGGCCAGCGCGCAGATCTTGTTGTGCTCGACGGTGATTCACCGCTGCTCGCCGCGCGTGACGAGCGATCGGCAATGGATAGCTTTCTGTTCGCCGGCAACACACCACTGGTGCGCCATGTGATGGCGGGCGGGCAATGGGCGGTGCGTGATTTTCAGCATCGTAGCGAGGCAGGGATTACTTCGCGGTACAAGCAGGCGTTGAAGCAATTGTCGCTGGCTTGA
- a CDS encoding LysR family transcriptional regulator, with protein MRDHYALRAFRAIAEHGSFTRAAATLDVTPSALSQTVQQLETQLGTRLLQRTTRRVGLTEAGQEMLQRIAPALNELDQAIDAIRQHADRPRGTLRITVPVVVSQTIIEPMLGEFMARWPDVQLDIRVDNGFSDLVAEGLDAGIRLGERVQRDMVAVPLGSAMRGVVVGSPAYFKRCGYPKTPKDLQNHQCIKYRMASSGAIYRWEFAHRSGPKKGCWYEIAVDGSLTVNDISLALRAAEDGIGMISILEISARAALDAGRLESVLDPWLPPFEGFYLYYPSRFQVPPKLRVFIDFIREWTQRGTMASTLSRALP; from the coding sequence ATGCGCGACCACTACGCCCTGCGCGCTTTCCGCGCCATCGCCGAACATGGCAGCTTCACCCGCGCCGCCGCCACGCTCGATGTCACGCCGTCGGCGCTGAGCCAGACCGTGCAACAGCTCGAAACGCAGCTCGGCACACGCTTGCTGCAACGAACAACGCGTCGCGTCGGCCTGACCGAAGCCGGGCAGGAAATGCTTCAGCGCATTGCGCCAGCCCTGAACGAGCTGGATCAGGCCATCGACGCGATCCGCCAGCACGCTGACCGGCCACGCGGCACCCTGCGGATCACGGTGCCGGTCGTGGTGTCGCAAACCATCATCGAACCCATGCTGGGCGAATTCATGGCGCGCTGGCCGGATGTGCAATTGGATATCCGTGTGGACAACGGTTTCAGCGATCTGGTCGCCGAAGGGCTGGATGCCGGCATCCGGCTTGGCGAGCGCGTGCAGCGCGACATGGTGGCGGTGCCGCTCGGCAGCGCCATGCGCGGCGTGGTCGTTGGGTCACCCGCGTATTTCAAGCGCTGCGGCTACCCCAAAACACCCAAAGATTTGCAAAACCACCAATGCATCAAATACCGGATGGCCAGCAGCGGCGCGATCTACCGGTGGGAGTTCGCCCATCGAAGCGGCCCCAAGAAAGGCTGCTGGTATGAGATTGCCGTTGACGGAAGCCTGACCGTCAACGACATCTCGCTGGCCTTGCGCGCCGCTGAAGACGGCATCGGCATGATTTCCATACTGGAAATTTCTGCGCGCGCTGCACTCGATGCAGGGCGCCTGGAAAGCGTGCTCGACCCCTGGCTGCCGCCATTCGAGGGCTTTTACCTCTACTACCCGAGCCGATTCCAGGTGCCACCCAAGCTGCGCGTATTCATTGACTTCATTCGCGAATGGACACAACGCGGAACAATGGCCTCTACATTGTCCCGCGCCTTGCCCTAG
- a CDS encoding aldo/keto reductase has protein sequence MSLDQYFTLGRSGLRVSRLSLGTMTFGENWGWGAAADTARTMFDRYLDAGGNFIDTADLYTEGSSESLLGQFIEQSGTRDRVVLATKFTYNGQPGNPNAGGNGRKNIMRAVEASLRRLRTDYIDLYLLHTWDRVTPAEEVVRTFDDLVRAGKIRYAGLSDVPAWYAARAQTFAEAHALTPLINMQLEYSLAERHIEHEYVPLSQNLGMGITAWSPLAMGMLSGKYKPSQTGGEGEGRLAKVTSAPGFERFTERNWTIVAELEKVAKEAGQSMAAVALNWVATQPGIASVIIGATKLEQLDANLAALSFQLPAVLRARLDAVSATDKPFPYYMFADIQQTRIHGGVAVGDKPAGYAPGVFVPAVQAQSFTTSR, from the coding sequence ATGTCGCTCGACCAATACTTCACCCTCGGCCGTTCCGGCCTGCGCGTCAGCCGTCTTTCTCTGGGCACCATGACCTTCGGCGAGAACTGGGGCTGGGGCGCTGCTGCCGATACGGCACGCACCATGTTCGACCGTTATCTGGATGCTGGCGGCAACTTCATCGATACCGCTGACCTGTATACCGAAGGCTCCAGCGAAAGCCTGCTCGGCCAGTTCATCGAACAGAGCGGTACGCGTGATCGCGTGGTGCTCGCCACCAAGTTCACTTACAACGGGCAGCCGGGCAATCCCAATGCGGGCGGCAATGGCCGCAAGAACATCATGCGTGCAGTGGAGGCGTCACTGCGCCGCCTGCGCACCGACTACATCGATCTGTACCTGCTGCACACCTGGGATCGCGTCACGCCGGCCGAAGAAGTGGTGCGCACGTTCGACGACCTGGTGCGTGCCGGCAAGATTCGTTATGCAGGCCTTTCCGATGTGCCGGCCTGGTATGCAGCCCGCGCACAGACCTTCGCCGAAGCTCATGCATTGACGCCGCTCATCAACATGCAACTGGAGTATTCGCTGGCTGAGCGCCACATCGAACACGAATATGTGCCGCTGTCACAGAACCTGGGCATGGGCATCACGGCGTGGAGTCCGCTGGCGATGGGCATGCTTTCCGGCAAGTACAAACCCAGCCAAACCGGTGGCGAAGGCGAGGGACGCCTTGCGAAGGTGACATCTGCCCCTGGCTTTGAACGTTTTACCGAACGCAACTGGACGATCGTCGCGGAACTGGAAAAGGTGGCCAAGGAGGCAGGGCAGAGCATGGCTGCCGTCGCCTTGAACTGGGTGGCTACGCAGCCGGGTATCGCTTCAGTGATTATCGGCGCCACCAAGCTCGAACAGCTTGATGCCAATCTCGCTGCACTCTCGTTCCAGTTACCGGCGGTGTTGCGCGCTCGGCTCGATGCAGTCAGTGCCACCGATAAACCGTTCCCTTATTACATGTTTGCGGATATCCAGCAGACGCGCATACACGGTGGGGTGGCGGTGGGCGACAAACCTGCCGGATACGCACCTGGTGTTTTCGTTCCTGCTGTACAGGCGCAGTCGTTCACGACATCGCGCTGA
- the hutI gene encoding imidazolonepropionase: protein MNWDLLLTHASLATFVGEASYGLITDAAIACQDGQIAWIGAMRDLPAASAATARDVHNLDGALVTPGLVDCHTHLVFGGDRAQEFDLRLNGASYEEIARSGGGIISTVRATRNASEDELLAQSLPRARALLADGVTTLEIKSGYGLELEAERRMLRVARRIGETLGMHVQTSFLGLHALPPEYKERRDDYVALVCNELLPALANEGLVDAVDAFCEGIGFTRAETQRVFEHAQQLGLRVKLHAEQLSDLDGAALVAEFDGLSADHLEYLSDAGIQAMARAGTVAVLLPGAFYALRETKLPPIEALRSHGVPIAIATDCNPGTSPLLSLRLAANMACTLFRLTPEEALRGVTVNAARALGLSDRGTLAVGKRADLVVWNVKQPAELCYWIGGGLVRQMWLGGVAL from the coding sequence ATGAACTGGGATCTTTTGCTGACGCATGCTTCGCTGGCCACTTTCGTGGGGGAAGCCAGCTATGGCCTGATCACGGATGCGGCGATCGCCTGCCAGGACGGGCAGATCGCCTGGATCGGCGCCATGCGGGATTTGCCAGCTGCTTCGGCGGCCACTGCTCGTGACGTTCACAACCTGGATGGCGCGCTGGTCACGCCCGGCCTGGTCGATTGCCATACTCACCTGGTTTTCGGCGGCGACCGTGCGCAAGAGTTCGACTTGCGCCTCAACGGTGCGAGTTACGAAGAAATCGCCCGCTCCGGAGGCGGCATTATCTCCACCGTGCGTGCCACGCGAAACGCCAGCGAGGACGAACTGCTCGCGCAATCGCTGCCGCGTGCACGTGCGTTGCTCGCCGATGGTGTCACCACGCTGGAAATCAAATCCGGCTACGGTCTGGAGCTGGAAGCGGAACGCCGCATGCTGCGTGTGGCGCGGCGCATCGGCGAAACGCTGGGCATGCATGTGCAGACCAGCTTCCTCGGTCTGCACGCGCTGCCGCCGGAATACAAGGAACGCCGCGACGACTACGTGGCACTGGTCTGCAACGAACTGCTGCCCGCGCTGGCCAATGAAGGACTGGTCGACGCCGTGGATGCCTTTTGCGAAGGCATCGGCTTCACGCGCGCGGAAACGCAACGTGTGTTTGAGCATGCACAGCAGTTGGGTCTGCGCGTGAAGCTGCATGCCGAGCAACTATCGGATCTAGATGGTGCGGCGCTGGTGGCCGAGTTCGACGGCTTGTCGGCCGATCACCTCGAATACCTCAGCGATGCGGGGATTCAAGCAATGGCGCGGGCGGGCACCGTTGCGGTGTTGCTGCCTGGCGCTTTCTATGCGCTGCGTGAGACCAAGCTCCCGCCGATCGAAGCATTGCGCTCGCACGGCGTGCCGATCGCCATTGCCACCGATTGCAATCCCGGCACCTCTCCTCTGCTCTCGCTGCGGTTGGCGGCCAACATGGCGTGCACCCTGTTCCGTTTGACGCCTGAGGAAGCGTTGCGTGGCGTCACCGTGAATGCTGCACGCGCATTGGGGTTATCGGATCGCGGCACACTTGCGGTGGGCAAGCGCGCGGATTTGGTGGTGTGGAATGTGAAGCAGCCGGCCGAGCTGTGTTATTGGATCGGCGGCGGGCTGGTGCGACAGATGTGGTTGGGTGGTGTGGCGTTATGA